The Vitis vinifera cultivar Pinot Noir 40024 chromosome 12, ASM3070453v1 genome has a segment encoding these proteins:
- the LOC100267794 gene encoding G-type lectin S-receptor-like serine/threonine-protein kinase At2g19130 yields MQIHAHSQKKKNKKKIRLTSMKACFFLPVLLLFSLSFKAHLCRGSDTIFPGQSLSGNQTIRSDGGTFELGFFTPDNGNLVVRGNSNSSSVAWQSFDHPTDTWLPGGRIGYSKLTNEKIFLTPWRNPENPAPGIFSIEVELNGTSHVLLWNHTKMYWSSGEWTGKNFVNAPEIERDYYIKNYRYVRTENESYFTYDAGVPTAVTRLLVDYTGQFKQFVWGKDFTQWTILWMRPTLQCEVYGFCGAFSSCNTQKEPLCECMQGFEPTMLKDWQLEDHSDGCVRKTPLQCGNGGNDTFFVISNTAFPVDPEKLTVPKPEECEKTCLSNCSCTAYAYDNGCLIWKGALFNLQKLHADDEGGRDFHVRIAASELGETGTNATRAKTTREKVTWILIGTIGGFFLVFSIVLILLHRRQRRTFGPLGAGDNSLVLFKYKDLQSATKNFSEKLGEGAFGSVFKGTLPNSAAIAVKKLKNLMQEEKQFRTEVRSMGTIQHANLVRLRGFCAKASKRCLVFDYMPNGSLESHLFQRDSKTLDWKTRYSIAIGTARGLAYLHEKCRDCIIHCDIKPENILLDTEFNPKVADFGLAKLMGRDFSRVLTTMRGTIGYLAPEWLSGEAITPKADVFSYGMLLLEIISGRRNRNLLDDGTNDYYPNRAANTVNRGHNFLTLLDKRLEGNADMEDLTRACKVACWCIQDDEKDRPTMGQIVRVLEGVYEMGTPPIPCFFQQFFPRNTADSAIIYQEVSSSSNSYLSMSLK; encoded by the exons ATGCAAATTCATGCtcattcccaaaaaaaaaaaaacaaaaaaaagataagACTCACTAGCATGAAAGCATGCTTCTTTCTTCCTGTTCTGCTTCTCTTCTCTCTTTCCTTCAAAGCTCATCTCTGCAGAGGTTCAGATACCATCTTCCCAGGCCAGTCTCTTTCTGGAAACCAAACAATCAGATCTGATGGCGGTACATTTGAACTGGGCTTCTTCACTCCAG ACAATGGAAATTTAGTCGTGCGAGGGAATTCAAATTCCTCCAGTGTGGCGTGGCAGAGTTTTGATCACCCAACTGATACATGGCTGCCTGGTGGGAGGATTGGATACAGTAAGCTCACCAATGAAAAGATATTTCTGACTCCATGGAGAAATCCAGAAAATCCAGCACCTGGAATTTTCTCCATTGAGGTGGAACTGAATGGAACAAGTCATGTACTGCTATGGAATCATACTAAAATGTATTGGAGTAGTGGGGAGTGGACTGGCAAGAACTTTGTCAATGCTCCTGAAATAGAAAGAGACTATTACATTAAAAATTACAGGTATGTGAGGACAGAGAATGAAAGTTATTTCACCTATGATGCTGGTGTCCCTACGGCTGTCACTAGACTCCTGGTGGATTACACTGGGCAGTTCAAGCAGTTTGTTTGGGGAAAAGACTTCACGCAGTGGACTATCTTATGGATGCGGCCGACACTACAATGTGAAGTCTATGGTTTCTGCGGAGCTTTCAGTAGCTGCAATACTCAAAAGGAACCTCTTTGTGAGTGTATGCAAGGCTTTGAACCCACTATGCTTAAAGATTGGCAATTGGAAGACCATTCAGATGGGTGTGTGAGGAAGACCCCTCTGCAATGTGGAAATGGAGGAAATGACACCTTTTTTGTGATTTCCAATACAGCCTTTCCAGTTGATCCAGAGAAGTTGACAGTTCCGAAGCCTGAGGAATGTGAAAAAACTTGCTTGAGCAATTGTTCTTGCACTGCATATGCTTATGATAATGGGTGTTTGATCTGGAAAGGAGCTCTCTTTAATCTACAAAAGCTCCATGCTGATGATGAGGGTGGAAGAGATTTCCATGTGCGAATTGCAGCATCTGAGCTGGGGGAAACTGGAACAAATGCCACTAGAGCGAAGACCACAAGGGAGAAGGTCACTTGGATTCTCATTGGAACAATTGGAGGGTTCTTTCTGGTCTTTAGTATTGTTCTCATTCTTCTCCACAGGAGACAGAGGCGAACCTTCGGTCCACTTGGGGCAGGTGACAATTCTTTGGTGCTTTTTAAGTACAAAGATCTACAAAGTGCAACAAAGAACTTCTCAGAAAAACTTGGGGAAGGAGCATTTGGTTCTGTTTTCAAAGGCACATTGCCCAATTCAGCTGCCATAGCAGTGAAGAAACTTAAAAACCTAATGCAAGAAGAGAAGCAATTCCGTACAGAAGTGAGAAGCATGGGAACAATACAACACGCTAATCTTGTCCGCCTTCGAGGATTCTGTGCAAAAGCTTCAAAAAGATGTCTAGTCTTTGATTACATGCCCAATGGTTCCCTAGAATCTCACTTGTTTCAAAGGGATTCCAAGACTCTTGATTGGAAAACAAGATACAGCATTGCAATTGGGACTGCTAGAGGATTGGCTTACCTCCATGAGAAATGCAGAGACTGCATCATACATTGTGACATCAAGCCTGAGAACATTTTGCTGGACACTGAATTCAACCCAAAAGTGGCTGATTTCGGTCTTGCAAAGCTTATGGGACGAGACTTTAGCCGGGTTTTGACAACAATGAGAGGAACCATAGGCTACCTTGCACCAGAATGGCTTTCAGGTGAAGCTATCACACCAAAAGCTGATGTTTTCAGCTACGGAATGCTCCTTCTTGAGATTATATCAGGAAGGAGAAACAGAAACCTGTTAGATGATGGGACAAATGATTACTATCCCAATCGGGCTGCCAATACGGTGAACAGAGGGCACAATTTTCTTACCTTGTTAGATAAAAGGCTAGAGGGTAATGCCGATATGGAAGACCTGACTAGAGCCTGCAAGGTTGCCTGTTGGTGCATTCAAGATGATGAGAAGGACAGGCCAACCATGGGGCAGATAGTTCGAGTTCTGGAAGGAGTCTATGAAATGGGCACACCTCCAATCCCTTGTTTTTTCCAGCAATTTTTCCCAAGAAATACAGCTGACAGCGCCATTATTTACCAGGAGGTTTCTTCCAGCTCAAACTCATACCTCAGcatgagtttgaaataa
- the LOC100243748 gene encoding transcription factor bHLH162, producing the protein MGFGKREDNMESTSHSSSVSKAERKIVEKNRRNLMKNLYSKLNSLLPDQSSKEAQSIPDQVDEAVSYIKSLQGNLEKLKEKKESLMSSRKRPHTCSTTSVGETSTPSLRSPVMEIREMGSNLQVTLVTGLEDQSIFYDIIGILHEESAEVLSASFSVVGNSAFHVLIAQVGDSTFSFGTKWICDRLNKFVHGSTSEEELQPELWDFEFHPETWAF; encoded by the exons ATGGGATTTGGGAAGAGAGAGGACAACATGGAGTCTACCAGCCATTCTTCTTCGGTTTCCAAGGCTGAGAGAAAGATTGTGGAGAAAAACAGAAGAAATCTCATGAAGAACCTCTACTCCAAGCTCAACTCCCTCCTCCCAGATCAATCCTCCAAG GAAGCCCAATCAATCCCTGATCAAGTGGATGAAGCTGTAAGCTACATAAAATCCCTGCAGGGAAACCTGGAGAAACTCAAGGAGAAGAAAGAGAGCTTAATGAGCAGCAGAAAAAGGCCGCATACATGCAGTACTACCAGTGTTGGAGAAACTTCAACACCTAGCTTGAGGTCACCGGTAATGGAGATTCGGGAAATGGGCTCTAATTTACAGGTGACACTGGTGACTGGGCTGGAAGATCAGTCCATATTCTATGACATTATCGGCATACTCCATGAAGAAAGTGCTGAGGTCTTGAGTGCAAGTTTTTCAGTTGTTGGGAATTCAGCTTTCCATGTGCTTATTGCTCAG GTCGGGGATTCTACCTTCAGTTTTGGAACAAAGTGGATATGTGATAGACTCAACAAGTTTGTCCATGGATCTACAAGTGAAGAAGAACTACAACCAGAGTTGTGGGACTTTGAGTTTCATCCTGAAACTTGGGCATTCTAA